From a region of the Narcine bancroftii isolate sNarBan1 chromosome 5, sNarBan1.hap1, whole genome shotgun sequence genome:
- the LOC138765416 gene encoding probable G-protein coupled receptor 139 — MLSAFYRFIRIVYIFIAVLGVPANVVALAVLSRGRCGLSICTTRYLVAMAAADSLTILSNVVLWRFIYYFFPGVFIHITPVCSLISVLGRVVIGCSVWFTVTFTFDRFVAICFPKLKMKFCTEKTASAVLTTTSVLLSLQRIPYYFTYEPLRVVDNVPWFCLQKASYFTDPGWVAFDWVNTLITPLIPFALILFFNAVTVRHVVLTSRVRRGLRGQRGGGSRSDPEMESRRRSMILLFAISGSFILLWSVHVVHFLYYTTSEANPNHHNDSEIVFLQVGQLLLTLSCCTNTFIYALTQSKFRENLVHAVTFPITLVIRLIHSPDSESRWRQFKAFPSICKRPP; from the coding sequence CGAACGTAGTGGCGCTTGCGGTCTTGTCACGCGGAAGGTGCGGCCTCTCCATCTGCACCACCCGCTACCTGGTGGCCATGGCAGCGGCAGACTCACTGACCATCCTCAGCAATGTCGTCCTGTGGCGGTTCATTTATTATTTCTTCCCCGGCGTTTTCATCCACATCACCCCCGTGTGCAGCCTCATCTCAGTCCTGGGTCGTGTTGTCATCGGATGTTCCGTCTGGTTCACCGTCACCTTTACCTTCGATCGATTTGTCGCCATCTGCTTCCCGAAGCTGAAGATGAAATTCTGCACCGAGAAAACCGCGTCCGCTGTTCTGACCACGACGAGCGTTCTTCTCTCCTTACAGAGGATTCCCTACTACTTCACATATGAACCCCTGAGAGTGGTTGACAACGTCCCGTGGTTCTGTTTGCAGAAGGCGAGTTACTTCACGGATCCTGGCTGGGTAGCCTTTGATTGGGTGAACACCTTAATCACACCGCTGATCCCCTTtgctttgattttgtttttcaaCGCTGTGACGGTGCGGCACGTTGTCCTCACGAGTCGCGTCCGTCGGGGGCTGAGGGGTCAGAGAGGCGGAGGCAGCCGCAGTGACCCGGAGATGGAGAGCAGGCGGAGGTCTATGATCTTACTCTTCGCCATCTCCGGCAGCTTCATCCTGCTGTGGTCAGTGCACGTTGTCCATTTCCTTTACTACACAACCAGCGAGGCGAACCCCAATCACCACAACGACTCCGAAATCGTATTTCTCCAGGTGGGGCAGCTGCTGTTGACTCTAAGTTGCTGCACTAACACCTTTATTTACGCCTTGACTCAGTCCAAGTTCAGGGAGAATCTGGTCCACGCGGTGACATTTCCCATCACCTTGGTTATTCGATTAATTCACAGTCCGGACTCTGAAAGCCGCTGGCGTCAGTTCAAGGCGTTTCCATCCATATGCAAACGCCCTCCTTGA